A genomic region of Caenorhabditis elegans chromosome V contains the following coding sequences:
- the srh-76 gene encoding Serpentine Receptor, class H (Product from WormBase gene class srh;~Confirmed by transcript evidence), which yields MCLQSLLTSTLLTPITWLPTIGSSMMGLFSYIGVPETVQFYLFVIVMFVTMSSVVSPFENRHNAIQHNTLRISTSWFSDSIFV from the exons ATGTGCTTACAAAGTTTATTAACAAGTACGTTACTAACACCTATCACGTGGCTGCCAACAATCGGATCATCTATGATGGGTCTATTTTCATATATTGGAGTGCCAGAAACTGTgcagttttatttatttgtaattGTAATGTTTG TTACTATGTCGTCAGTAGTGTCACCTTTTGAAAATCGACATAACGCAATTCAACACAATACACTTCGAATTTCAACATCCTGG ttttccgattccatttttgtttaa